Within bacterium, the genomic segment GGACACACTTCCGGTTTCGATTTCGCGTATCGGTTGTTCAAAGGGTCGACAATTACTGCTGGCTACGAGTTTACCTCGATGGACAACACTGGTCGCGACCAGAGTATCGGCAGTTCGGTTGCATTGCCGGTTTCGGAGGATTCCGAGTATGGAAATGCAAGCTATCAGGAAGATGAGTTGCGATTCGATGTAAGTTCGAAATTTGTTTTACCGAAACTTGGCGACATGCGGTGGGGGCTTGATTACACCTATCGTAATCGACAATACATTACCGACAATAGTGTTTCCGACGATCCCTTCCACGCCGGTCGTTCACACAAGTTTCATCGGGTTGGTGTTGAAATCGGCGGCGATCCCATTCACTCGACATCGGTAACGATTCGGGTTGAAAACGAAAGTCGGAGAAGCGATTCCCCAAATCCAAACGTCCCAAAGTACAAAGACTATGATGCGACTCGAATCGCGATCAATCTTGCCTATCGCATCTTCTAATCATTTTCAGCGACAACGTGGCGAATTTGAAGTTTAAGTGAGTAAGGGCGGACTTCGTGTCCGCTCATTTCTTATTAGAGTTTTGATTGACAGAAGCTACACTTACGAACGACAGCAATGTCAAGATCGAAAATGAAAGAACTACACTACCTTCTTTTCCGCTTCTTTGAGCCACGCTTTAATCGTTCGGTGCAGTTCTTTCAATACATCTTTCGCGACGCTCAATCCGCCATCGCTTGCGCAAGGTACGTCCCCCGCCGCCATGCCCTGTAACTCGGCAATCTTCTTTTCAATGCCGCGTGGAAAACCGCCGTGTAAAACATGTTGCTCGTAGAAGTGCTCATACAATACTTCCCGCTTCGGTGGAGTCGCTCGATTGCAGAAAAACACCGATTCCACTGCATGACGGATTGCCACCATACACAAAACGGCAACCGCCTCCACCGGCAATCCGGCGGTTTCGGCTGACTTGGCAAACAATTGACTTCGCTGAAACTCGATTTTCGCTTTCGCGATATACTCGTCCATAATTCCTCCTTGACTATTCCTAAAATAATCGGTAACCCTTTCATTCCCAACGCTACTTCGCTATTTTCCAACGTACTACAAAGTCCGATATGGGGGGAAAGTGCGAACGAAGATCGAAAAACTCCGTACAATCAAAAAAGACGCTAAGCTGGGTGGTGGGGCGAGCCGGATCGAGGCGCAGCACAAGAAGGGTAAGCTAACTGCCCGCGAACGCCTCGACGTACTGCTCGACAAAAACAGTTTTCACGAAACGGACATGCTGGTGCGTGCCCGTCCCGTTGACTTCGGTAACGGCTCCGAGCGTCATCTCGGCGATGGCGTAGTAACCGGATGGGGAACTGTCAATGGAAAAACCATCTTTGTTTTCTCACAGGACTTCACTGTAAGTGGCGGTTCCCTCGCGGAAGCCCACGGCGCAAAAATCTGCAAAATCATGGATATGGCGATGAAAGTTGGCGCACCGGTCATCGGACTCAATGATTCGGGCGGGGCGCGGGTACAGGAAGGGGTCGTATCGCTTGGCGCTTATGCCGACATTTTCCTCCGGAATACCCTCGCCAGTGGCGTGATACCCCAATTATCCGCGATTCTTGGACCGTGTGCCGGCGGTGCGGTTTATTCCCCGGCGATAACCGACTTAACCGTCATGGTTCGCCATACCAGCTACATGTTTGTTACCGGACCGAAGGTCGTTAAGACTGTAACACACGAAGAAGTGACGAGTGAGGAGTTGGGAGGAGCGGATACCCACGCGACCAAATCCGGGGTCGCGCATTTCTCGGCTGAGAGTGAATTGGAGGCTATCGAAACACTAAAAAAATTGCTCTCCTATCTTCCATCGAACAATCGCGAAGACCCGCCGAGAATTGTTTCAACCGATCCGAGCAACCGCGAAGAAGAGCAACTTGACGATATTGTCCCCGACAATCCCACCAAACCGTATGATCTGCGCGATGTAATCAAACTGATCGTCGATGTCGATTCTTTTCTGGAAGTACACGAACATTTCGCACCGAATATCGTCGTTGGCTTTGCTCGGTTAGGCGGTCGTTCGGTCGGAATCATCGCGAATCAACCGGCGGTCTTGGCAGGGGTACTCGACATTGATTCCTCCCGTAAAGGTGCGCGTTTCGTCCGCTTCTGCGACTGTTTCAATATTCCGCTCATCACTTTTGAGGATGTCCCCGGTTTTCTACCCGGTACCGATCAGGAGTGGCGCGGTATCATCACCAATGGCGCGAAATTGCTCTATGCATATTGTGAAGCGACGGTTCCGAAAATTACCGTTATCACACGGAAAGCGTATGGCGGAGCTTATGATGTGATGAATTCTAAACATGTCCGCGGCGATTTGAATTTCGCTTGGCCAACGGCTGAAATCGCGGTGATGGGAGCTAAAGGTGCCGTCGAAATCATCCACAGTGCGGAGATCAAAAACGCGGAGAATCCTACCGCGAAATTAGCAGAGCTGGAAGCAGCCTATAATGAACGGTTCGCTAATCCTTACATTGCTGCCGAACGCGGGTATGTCGACGATGTTATCGAACCGCGCACCACCCGTTACAAACTCATCGAAGGATTGCGTCTCCTCGAATCGAAAGTAGACTCTAACCCAGCCAAAAAGCACGGCAACATTCCCTTGTAGTGGCATTCACTGTAGCGGGGAATTCATTCCCCGCAACCTTTCCCAATCATTAAGTGTTCAGTAAGAACGAAAAAAAACAGCGCCCAGTTTATACTGAGCGCTGTTCTCGAAACATAAACAATGCCACTTACTTCAACAGCACGACTTTCGTTATCGCATTTTCGGCGCCGCTAAGTTTCACGAAGTATGTCCCGGCAGCGAATTGTGAGCCGTCCCACTGTACCAGATGTTCACCATTGGTAGCTAACCCACTATAGAGCGAAGCAACCCGATGCCCCTGCAAATCATACACCGCAACACTCACCATGCCAGTACTTCTTACCCGGTAACGAATTGTCGCACTCGCATTAAACGGATTCGGCGAAACCTTCAACAGCGAATAGGAAACGGGTGGTTGTATCGTTGATTCGCCAACTGATGTAGCTCGAATCGAAAACTCTGCATCGCTCGTATCGCAAAGTTCCACCGCCATCTCTAACGTGCGAATTCGAAGCCGCGCCAATTCGGTACCCGGACCGGTACAGATCCATGCATACGGACTGTTCAAGGAAATGCTGTCGATGACAGTTTCCCACGTGCCACTGGGATAATTTCGGTCAATCTCAATGCGCAAACGTCCACTCAACCCATTCGACTGCCAGGTAATTGCGTGACGATTGCCTACTATAAAAGCTTCGCCACCATTCGGTCGTGTCATTGTAATCGTTCCTAATCCGATCGTAAAATCGGCGTCGGAGATTCCATACACTTCCGGCGTCATAGTTGTTGCTCTCACTCGGATTCGGGCGAAAGAGGTCGTATCGCCATTTACGAGCCAGGAAAACGTACTGTCGGCAGTAAGATTCGCTGCAAGCACTTCCCACGCGCCTTCCGGATAGTGCCGATTTAGTTCGATTGTTTTCGGACCGGTAACTGCGTCAGGCGCCCACTCGATTGTATAACTGCCGCCTATCGACCACATCTCACCGCCGTTTGGAGCTTCCATCACGATGCTCCCACCGTTCACCTGCAGATCGGCAGTCATCGTCAATCCGGAATTGCTGATGCCCATCACCGCTACTTGCGTCGTTGAGTTGGTATAGCTACGGCTATTGGGTATTGTAGAGGTAGTGAAGTTTCGATTAACAGAACTTCCCGGGAAGGGGTCGCCAGTATCACCGCCGTTGTTACCGTGTTCCAAATCCCATCGTCCATCGGCTTGCTCCAAAGCAACCCGGAAATGACCATTGGTGGTATTGCCAGGATACCATTCGTTCCGGTTTGAATTGGTGCTGCGATCAATATGGTAAATCAATAAACCGTTAGATGGAATCCCGATATCGTATCCAACCTGTTGACGGTTTTCTACTAAGAAATACTGGTTGCCGGTTGCACCGCCGTTCCGCCACATCCGGTAGATGGTGCCGTGATTTTCCACCGCCTGAATCTGTTGGTTCATCAATGCCGTCGTGACATTGGTTGCTGTGGCAAACCCCATTGCAATCCGACAATACGCATCGGGATGAGCAGGCGAAGCGCCGCGAGCGCCATTCCAGGAACCGCCTGCCATCAGCGACCACCGCCCAATTCCTTCCGAGCTATAATCGGTATCGTACAGATCAGGCAATCCGAAAAAGGAATGTCCCATCTCATGGGCAAACACACCACAGGTCATATCACCGGGAGACTGCCAAAATTCAGGAACAGTATTATAGGAAGTGACGGTTTTTCCATCGACACTTACTGGATCGGCTGTGCTCCATGCATGTGACCAGATATCGTTGCCACTGCCGGTCAACTCAGCCCCTTCGCCGGAATGCACTATCATTAATCCGTCGACGGTACCGTCGTTATCGATATCGTAATTCGCAAAATTGATACTTGCATTGGCAATGTTGACTACATCTTCTACTAACCGTTGGCAATTCCGTGGATAATCCCCCATCCCATTCTGTCCATTGACATAGTAGTCATAGGTCTGAGGAGCACGGATCCAACCAACTGCACTCGGCCAATTCTGGGTCGAGAAATACAGCGTTTGATATGAGATCTCTTTGTAGAAATGATTCACTTTCCCCTGCGAATTTCCGAACATCAAACTGTCGAAAAAAGTCGCTGAAGTGCGGGTAGGTTGGTCACTAAAAT encodes:
- a CDS encoding acyl-CoA carboxylase subunit beta; amino-acid sequence: MRTKIEKLRTIKKDAKLGGGASRIEAQHKKGKLTARERLDVLLDKNSFHETDMLVRARPVDFGNGSERHLGDGVVTGWGTVNGKTIFVFSQDFTVSGGSLAEAHGAKICKIMDMAMKVGAPVIGLNDSGGARVQEGVVSLGAYADIFLRNTLASGVIPQLSAILGPCAGGAVYSPAITDLTVMVRHTSYMFVTGPKVVKTVTHEEVTSEELGGADTHATKSGVAHFSAESELEAIETLKKLLSYLPSNNREDPPRIVSTDPSNREEEQLDDIVPDNPTKPYDLRDVIKLIVDVDSFLEVHEHFAPNIVVGFARLGGRSVGIIANQPAVLAGVLDIDSSRKGARFVRFCDCFNIPLITFEDVPGFLPGTDQEWRGIITNGAKLLYAYCEATVPKITVITRKAYGGAYDVMNSKHVRGDLNFAWPTAEIAVMGAKGAVEIIHSAEIKNAENPTAKLAELEAAYNERFANPYIAAERGYVDDVIEPRTTRYKLIEGLRLLESKVDSNPAKKHGNIPL
- a CDS encoding M6 family metalloprotease domain-containing protein, giving the protein MKFFSLSLLFLGLFGFVLSSQAMPPAPELLSRLQSGEIDEPYFLRNEQTLRMQGVEAPHVVNWRNRATDETDTTNFPALLLLVDFSDQPTRTSATFFDSLMFGNSQGKVNHFYKEISYQTLYFSTQNWPSAVGWIRAPQTYDYYVNGQNGMGDYPRNCQRLVEDVVNIANASINFANYDIDNDGTVDGLMIVHSGEGAELTGSGNDIWSHAWSTADPVSVDGKTVTSYNTVPEFWQSPGDMTCGVFAHEMGHSFFGLPDLYDTDYSSEGIGRWSLMAGGSWNGARGASPAHPDAYCRIAMGFATATNVTTALMNQQIQAVENHGTIYRMWRNGGATGNQYFLVENRQQVGYDIGIPSNGLLIYHIDRSTNSNRNEWYPGNTTNGHFRVALEQADGRWDLEHGNNGGDTGDPFPGSSVNRNFTTSTIPNSRSYTNSTTQVAVMGISNSGLTMTADLQVNGGSIVMEAPNGGEMWSIGGSYTIEWAPDAVTGPKTIELNRHYPEGAWEVLAANLTADSTFSWLVNGDTTSFARIRVRATTMTPEVYGISDADFTIGLGTITMTRPNGGEAFIVGNRHAITWQSNGLSGRLRIEIDRNYPSGTWETVIDSISLNSPYAWICTGPGTELARLRIRTLEMAVELCDTSDAEFSIRATSVGESTIQPPVSYSLLKVSPNPFNASATIRYRVRSTGMVSVAVYDLQGHRVASLYSGLATNGEHLVQWDGSQFAAGTYFVKLSGAENAITKVVLLK